A portion of the Macaca mulatta isolate MMU2019108-1 chromosome 2, T2T-MMU8v2.0, whole genome shotgun sequence genome contains these proteins:
- the CASR gene encoding extracellular calcium-sensing receptor, translating to MAFYCCFWVLLALTWHTSAYGPDQRAQKKGDIILGGLFPIHFGVAAKDQDLKSRPESVECIRYNFRGFRWLQAMIFAIEEINSSPALLPNLTLGYRIFDTCNTVSKALEATLSFVAQNKIDSLNLDEFCNCSEHIPSTIAVVGATGSGVSTAVANLLGLFYIPQVSYASSSRLLSNKNQFKSFLRTIPNDEHQATAMADIIEYFRWNWVGTIAADDDYGRPGIEKFREEAEERDICIDFSELISQYSDEEEIQHVVEVIQNSTAKVIVVFSSGPDLEPLIKEIVRRNITGKIWLASEAWASSSLIAMPQYFHVVGGTIGFALKAGQIPGFREFLKKVHPRKSVHNGFAKEFWEETFNCHLQEGAKGPLPVDTFLRGHEESGGRFSNSSTAFRPLCTGDENISSVETPYIDYTHLRISYNVYLAVYSIAHALQDIYTCLPGRGLFTNGSCADIKKVEAWQVLKHLRHLNFTNNMGEQVTFDECGDLVGNYSIINWHLSPEDGSIVFKEVGYYNVYAKKGERLFINEEKILWSGFSREVPFSNCSRDCLAGTRKGIIEGEPTCCFECVECPDGEYSDETDASACNKCPDDFWSNENHTSCIAKEIEFLSWTEPFGIALTLFAVLGIFLTAFVLGVFIKFRNTPIVKATNRELSYLLLFSLLCCFSSSLFFIGEPQDWTCRLRQPAFGISFVLCISCILVKTNRVLLVFEAKIPTSFHRKWWGLNLQFLLVFLCTFMQIVICVIWLYTAPPSSYRNHQLEDEIIFITCHEGSLMALGFLIGYTCLLAAICFFFAFKSRKLPENFNEAKFITFSMLIFFIVWISFIPAYASTYGKFVSAVEVIAILAASFGLLACIFFNKIYIILFKPSRNTIEEVRCSTAAHAFKVAARATLRRSNVSRKRSSSLGGSTGSTPSSSISSKSNSEDPFPQPERQKQQQPLALTQQEQQQQPLTLPQQQQSQQQPRCKQKVIFGSGTVTFSLSFDEPQKNAMAHRNSTHQNSLEAQKSSDTLARHQALLPLQCGEADSDLSVQETGLQGPVGGDHRPEVEVPEELSPALVVSSSQSFVISGGGSTVTENVLHS from the exons ATGGCATTTTATTGCTGCTTCTGGGTCCTCTTGGCACTCACCTGGCACACCTCTGCCTATGGGCCCGACCAGCGAGCCCAAAAGAAAGGGGACATTATACTTGGCGGGCTCTTTCCTATTCATTTTGGAGTAGCAGCTAAAGATCAAGATCTCAAATCAAGGCCGGAGTCTGTGGAATGCATCAG GTATAATTTCCGTGGGTTTCGCTGGTTACAGGCTATGATATTTGCCATAGAGGAGATAAACAGCAGCCCAGCCCTTCTTCCCAACTTGACGCTGGGATACAGGATATTTGACACTTGCAACACCGTTTCTAAGGCCTTGGAAGCCACCCTGAGTTTTGTTGCTCAAAACAAAATTGATTCTTTGAACCTTGATGAGTTCTGCAACTGCTCAGAGCACATTCCCTCTACGATTGCTGTGGTGGGAGCAACTGGCTCAGGCGTCTCCACGGCAGTGGCAAATCTGCTGGGGCTCTTCTACATTCCCCAG GTCAGTTACGCCTCCTCCAGCAGACTCCTTAGCAACAAGAATCAATTCAAGTCCTTCCTCCGAACCATCCCCAATGATGAGCACCAGGCCACTGCCATGGCAGACATCATTGAGTATTTCCGCTGGAACTGGGTGGGCACAATTGCAGCTGATGATGACTATGGGCGGCCAGGGATTGAGAAGTTCCGAGAGGAAGCTGAGGAAAGGGACATCTGCATTGACTTCAGTGAACTCATCTCCCAGTACTCTGATGAGGAAGAGATCCAGCATGTGGTGGAGGTGATTCAAAATTCCACGGCCAAAGTAATCGTGGTTTTCTCCAGTGGCCCAGACCTTGAGCCCCTCATCAAGGAGATTGTCCGGCGCAATATCACAGGCAAGATCTGGCTGGCCAGTGAGGCCTGGGCCAGCTCCTCCCTGATCGCCATGCCCCAGTACTTCCACGTGGTTGGAGGCACCATTGGATTTGCTCTGAAGGCTGGGCAGATCCCAGGCTTTCGGGAATTCCTGAAGAAGGTCCATCCCAGGAAGTCTGTCCACAATGGTTTTGCCAAGGAGTTTTGGGAAGAAACATTTAACTGCCACCTCCAAGAAGGTGCCAAAGGACCTTTACCTGTGGACACCTTTCTGAGAGGTCACGAAGAAAGTGGAGGCAGGTTTAGCAACAGTTCGACAGCCTTCCGACCCCTCTGTACAGGGGATGAGAACATCAGCAGTGTTGAGACCCCTTACATAGATTACACACATTTACGGATATCCTACAATGTGTACTTAGCAGTCTACTCCATTGCCCATGCCTTGCAAGATATATATACCTGCTTACCTGGGAGAGGGCTCTTCACCAACGGCTCCTGTGCAGACATCAAGAAAGTTGAGGCGTGGCAG GTCCTGAAGCACCTACGGCACCTAAACTTTACCAACAATATGGGGGAGCAGGTGACCTTTGATGAGTGTGGTGACCTGGTGGGGAACTATTCCATCATCAACTGGCACCTCTCCCCAGAGGATGGCTCCATCGTGTTTAAGGAAGTCGGGTATTACAACGTCTATGCCAAGAAGGGAGAAAGACTCTTCATCAACGAGGAGAAAATCCTGTGGAGTGGGTTCTCCAGGGAG GTGCCCTTCTCCAACTGCAGCCGAGACTGTCTGGCAGGGACCAGGAAAGGGATCATTGAGGGGGAGCCCACCTGCTGCTTTGAGTGTGTGGAGTGTCCTGATGGGGAGTACAGCGATGAGACAG ATGCCAGTGCCTGTAACAAGTGCCCAGATGACTTCTGGTCCAATGAGAACCACACCTCCTGCATTGCCAAGGAGATCGAGTTTCTGTCGTGGACAGAGCCCTTTGGGATTGCACTCACCCTCTTTGCCGTGCTGGGCATTTTCCTGACAGCCTTTGTGCTGGGTGTGTTTATCAAGTTCCGCAACACGCCCATCGTCAAGGCCACGAACCGAGAGCTCTCCtaccttctcctcttctccctgctcTGCTGCTTCTCCAGCTCCCTGTTCTTCATTGGGGAGCCCCAGGACTGGACTTGCCGCCTGCGCCAACCGGCCTTTGGCATCAGCTTCGTGCTCTGCATCTCGTGCATCCTGGTGAAAACCAACCGTGTCCTCCTGGTGTTTGAGGCCAAGATCCCCACCAGCTTCCACCGCAAGTGGTGGGGGCTCAACCTGCAGTTTCTGCTGGTTTTCCTCTGCACCTTCATGCAGATTGTCATCTGTGTGATCTGGCTCTACACCGCGCCCCCCTCAAGCTACCGCAACCACCAGCTGGAGGATGAGATCATCTTCATCACGTGCCACGAGGGCTCACTCATGGCCCTGGGCTTCCTGATCGGCTACACCTGCCTGCTGGCTGCCATctgcttcttctttgccttcaAGTCCCGGAAGCTGCCAGAGAACTTCAATGAAGCCAAGTTCATCACCTTCAGCATGCTCATCTTCTTCATTGTCTGGATCTCCTTCATTCCAGCCTATGCCAGCACCTACGGCAAGTTTGTCTCTGCCGTGGAGGTGATTGCCATCCTGGCAGCCAGCTTTGGCTTGCTGGCGTGCATCTTCTTCAACAAGATCTACATCATTCTCTTCAAGCCATCCCGCAACACCATCGAGGAGGTGCGTTGCAGCACCGCAGCTCACGCTTTCAAGGTGGCTGCCCGGGCCACGCTGCGCCGCAGCAACGTCTCCCGCAAGCGGTCCAGCAGCCTTGGGGGCTCCACTGGAtccaccccctcctcctccatcagCAGCAAGAGCAACAGCGAAGACCCATTCCCACAGCCCGAgaggcagaagcagcagcagccgcTGGCCCTAAcccaacaagagcagcagcagcagcccctgACCCTCCCACAGCAGCAACAATCGCAGCAGCAGCCAAGATGCAAGCAGAAGGTCATCTTCGGCAGCGGCACGGTCACCTTCTCACTGAGCTTCGATGAGCCTCAGAAGAACGCCATGGCCCACAGGAATTCTACACACCAGAACTCCCTGGAGGCCCAGAAAAGCAGCGATACGCTGGCCCGACACCAGGCATTACTCCCGCTGCAGTGCGGGGAAGCGGACTCAGATCTGAGCGTCCAGGAAACAGGTCTGCAAGGACCAGTGGGTGGAGACCACCGGCCAGAGGTGGAGGTCCCTGAAGAGTTGTCCCCAGCACTTGTAGTGTCCAGTTCACAGAGCTTTGTCATCAGCGGTGGAGGAAGCACTGTTACAGAAAATGTACTGCATTCATAA